A stretch of the Thiohalospira halophila DSM 15071 genome encodes the following:
- a CDS encoding copper chaperone PCu(A)C encodes MKELKRIGLAALLLGLAAPAAAEVAVNDPWVRAAPPTAKMLAGYAVLANDGEAERHVVGAASPAFEKIELHRTVEEDGVARMIQQERLTVPAGGELALEPGSYHLMLMRPHEPVEEGESITLTLEFANGETREVSFPVRRQGGGHSHGGQHHQH; translated from the coding sequence GTGAAGGAACTCAAGCGTATCGGACTGGCGGCCCTGCTGCTGGGGCTCGCCGCCCCGGCGGCGGCCGAGGTCGCGGTGAACGACCCGTGGGTGCGTGCCGCGCCGCCCACGGCGAAGATGCTGGCCGGCTACGCCGTGCTCGCCAACGACGGGGAGGCCGAACGCCACGTGGTGGGGGCGGCGAGCCCCGCCTTCGAGAAGATCGAACTCCACCGGACGGTGGAGGAGGACGGTGTGGCGCGCATGATCCAGCAGGAGCGCCTGACCGTTCCCGCCGGCGGTGAACTCGCCCTGGAACCGGGGAGCTACCACCTCATGCTCATGCGACCCCACGAGCCGGTGGAGGAGGGGGAGAGCATCACCCTGACACTGGAGTTCGCCAATGGCGAAACGCGCGAGGTGAGCTTCCCGGTCCGCCGGCAGGGCGGGGGGCACAGTCACGGAGGCCAGCACCACCAGCACTGA
- a CDS encoding TonB-dependent receptor domain-containing protein — translation MDQPTRIATLVTLALAAGSATAEELTPIRVEATDPPRRMSLTPEATAADGGEALRELPGVDAIRMGGHGIDPVIRGQSGNRLNVLLGDGYAFGGCPNRMDPPSAYASPGLYDEMVVEKGVTGVTAGAGGPGGTVRFQRTAPAVSDDRPVTGRVGASGGTNGVPLAGHADVAVGSDDGYLRLLGEHKDADSYEDGNGDEVHSAWRSRTLGAVAGWTPDDETGLEVTVEENRQDHVLYAGSGMDVPESIREHAGLSGHWAAAGLKWEASLNASDVEHLMDNYTYRDAAMRMAAPTEAQTRDARLATTGHLGGGEWTLGVDALRVERDASRINKDSDTEVARMWPDVRRQRAGAFGEWVGPAAGAEWTAGLRVDRMSAEARAADETVEMNNTPSTLYADAYGTDTTDWDSTEVGGVVRAVWTVGQGGWVETGLSRSVRAPDATERFMAAPTWIGNPDLEAETHHQIDLGAGWRQGPWQARAALWYDDVADYIDRYKGANDETLYGNYDATLYGSEWEAGYRPETGAGLQLTAWSTYGHNEDEERPLDRIPPLKARLTADWKARAWEVAAHLTAAGEQDRIHDKTTGGQDPGETAGYAVLDLEGRWQVAERWHLTGGVRNVLDRAYHQHLQTGNGFDENVDAVNEPGRQAWIAMEVML, via the coding sequence ATGGACCAACCGACCCGGATCGCCACCCTGGTGACCCTGGCCCTGGCGGCAGGCAGCGCCACCGCCGAAGAACTGACCCCCATCCGCGTGGAGGCCACCGACCCGCCCCGCCGCATGAGCCTTACCCCCGAGGCCACCGCGGCCGACGGTGGCGAGGCGCTGCGCGAGCTGCCCGGAGTGGATGCCATCCGCATGGGCGGCCACGGGATCGACCCGGTGATCCGCGGTCAGTCCGGCAATCGCCTCAACGTCCTGCTCGGCGACGGCTACGCCTTCGGCGGTTGCCCCAACCGGATGGATCCCCCCAGTGCCTATGCCAGTCCCGGCCTCTACGACGAGATGGTGGTGGAGAAGGGCGTGACCGGCGTCACCGCCGGCGCGGGTGGTCCGGGTGGGACGGTCCGGTTCCAGCGCACGGCCCCGGCCGTCTCCGATGACCGCCCGGTCACCGGCCGGGTCGGCGCCTCCGGGGGAACCAACGGGGTCCCGCTGGCGGGCCACGCCGATGTGGCGGTGGGCAGCGATGACGGCTACCTCCGCCTGCTGGGCGAGCACAAGGACGCCGACAGCTACGAGGACGGCAACGGCGACGAGGTCCACTCCGCCTGGCGCAGCCGGACCCTGGGGGCGGTGGCCGGCTGGACGCCGGACGACGAGACCGGCCTGGAGGTCACCGTGGAGGAGAACCGCCAGGACCACGTCCTCTATGCCGGCTCCGGTATGGACGTTCCCGAGTCCATCCGGGAGCACGCTGGCCTCTCCGGCCACTGGGCCGCCGCCGGCCTGAAGTGGGAGGCGAGCCTCAACGCCTCCGACGTGGAACATCTCATGGATAATTACACCTACCGTGATGCGGCCATGCGCATGGCCGCGCCCACGGAGGCGCAGACCCGGGATGCCCGCCTGGCCACCACCGGCCATCTCGGCGGCGGGGAGTGGACCCTCGGGGTGGACGCCCTGCGGGTGGAGCGGGACGCCAGCCGGATCAACAAGGATTCGGATACCGAAGTGGCCCGGATGTGGCCCGATGTCCGCCGCCAGCGCGCCGGCGCCTTCGGCGAATGGGTGGGGCCTGCTGCCGGGGCCGAGTGGACCGCCGGCCTGCGCGTGGACCGCATGAGCGCCGAGGCGCGGGCGGCGGATGAGACCGTGGAGATGAACAATACCCCCTCCACTCTCTATGCCGATGCCTACGGCACCGACACCACCGACTGGGACAGTACCGAGGTGGGCGGCGTGGTCCGCGCCGTATGGACCGTGGGCCAGGGCGGCTGGGTCGAGACCGGCCTCTCCCGCAGCGTGCGCGCCCCGGATGCCACCGAGCGCTTCATGGCAGCACCCACCTGGATCGGTAACCCGGATCTGGAGGCCGAGACCCACCATCAGATCGACCTGGGGGCGGGCTGGCGGCAGGGCCCCTGGCAGGCCCGGGCTGCCCTCTGGTACGACGACGTCGCCGACTACATCGACCGCTACAAGGGGGCCAACGACGAGACCCTCTACGGCAACTACGATGCCACCCTCTACGGCAGCGAGTGGGAGGCCGGCTACCGGCCGGAGACCGGCGCCGGCCTCCAGCTGACCGCCTGGAGCACCTACGGTCACAACGAGGATGAGGAGCGCCCCCTGGATCGGATCCCGCCGCTGAAGGCCCGCCTCACTGCGGACTGGAAGGCCCGCGCCTGGGAGGTGGCCGCTCACCTCACCGCCGCGGGCGAGCAGGACCGCATCCACGATAAAACCACGGGCGGCCAGGATCCGGGGGAGACCGCCGGCTACGCCGTCCTCGACCTGGAGGGGCGCTGGCAGGTGGCCGAGCGCTGGCACCTCACCGGCGGGGTCCGCAACGTGCTCGATCGGGCGTACCATCAGCATCTGCAGACCGGTAACGGGTTTGATGAGAACGTGGATGCGGTCAACGAGCCCGGCCGGCAGGCCTGGATCGCAATGGAGGTGATGCTGTGA
- a CDS encoding dihydrolipoyl dehydrogenase: MRSVSLAIIGAGTAGITAYKEARRHSEVVVLIEGGPGGTTCARVGCMPSKALIAAAEAVHGADWLHRRGLAGPPGSVDGAAILERVRSLRDDFAAGPAGMLEELGDRAIRQHARFLEPGLLELADGEQLRAEAVILATGSEPVVPDHWPELGNRLLTSDTLFEQRELPARLAVVGLGAIGLELGQALARLGVAVTGFEIGDRLGDLGDAAVSEAARAALAGEMELRLGQAVEPRPDEEGVSIEGEHYDAILVTAGRRPHLAGLGLENLGLDPAGPLPVDPATLRVADLPVWAAGDVAGLRPIQHEAADEGRIAAHQALNTGVRAGRRVELAVVFSDPGLARVGPRPSLLPAGTVTGRVELAGHGRARMNDRDAGAIALHADPATGRLLGAELAAPEAEHLAHLLAWAVGTGLTVDDALTLPFYHPTLEEALRSALQAARRAAGHRRQGLDLPQP; encoded by the coding sequence ATGCGCTCGGTCTCCCTCGCCATCATCGGTGCCGGCACGGCAGGCATCACCGCCTACAAGGAGGCCCGCCGCCACTCGGAGGTGGTGGTCCTCATCGAGGGCGGCCCCGGTGGCACCACCTGCGCCCGCGTGGGCTGCATGCCCTCCAAGGCCCTCATCGCCGCCGCCGAGGCGGTCCACGGCGCCGACTGGCTCCACCGCCGCGGCCTCGCCGGGCCGCCCGGGTCGGTGGACGGCGCGGCGATCCTGGAGCGGGTCCGCAGCCTGCGCGATGACTTCGCCGCCGGCCCGGCCGGGATGCTGGAGGAACTGGGCGATCGAGCCATCCGCCAGCACGCCCGCTTCCTGGAACCGGGTCTGCTGGAGCTGGCCGATGGCGAGCAGCTCCGTGCCGAGGCGGTAATCCTGGCCACGGGGAGCGAGCCGGTGGTCCCCGACCACTGGCCGGAGCTGGGTAACCGGCTGCTGACCAGCGACACCCTCTTCGAGCAGCGGGAGCTGCCGGCACGGCTGGCAGTGGTGGGTCTGGGGGCCATCGGACTGGAGCTGGGCCAGGCGCTGGCCCGCCTGGGAGTGGCGGTTACCGGCTTCGAGATCGGCGACCGGCTGGGCGACCTCGGGGATGCCGCCGTCTCCGAGGCGGCTCGGGCGGCCCTGGCCGGGGAGATGGAGCTACGCCTCGGCCAGGCGGTGGAACCCCGGCCCGATGAGGAGGGAGTCTCCATCGAGGGGGAGCACTATGATGCGATCCTGGTCACTGCGGGCCGGCGCCCGCACCTGGCCGGACTGGGGCTCGAGAATCTGGGCCTGGACCCGGCCGGCCCCCTGCCGGTGGACCCGGCGACCCTCCGGGTGGCCGACCTCCCCGTCTGGGCGGCCGGCGACGTGGCCGGCCTGCGGCCCATCCAGCACGAAGCGGCCGACGAAGGGCGGATCGCCGCCCACCAGGCCCTGAATACCGGCGTCAGGGCGGGCCGGCGGGTGGAACTGGCGGTGGTCTTCTCGGACCCCGGCCTCGCCCGGGTCGGGCCTCGGCCCTCACTGCTCCCCGCAGGGACCGTTACGGGGCGAGTGGAACTGGCCGGCCACGGTCGCGCCCGCATGAACGACCGCGACGCCGGCGCCATCGCCCTCCACGCCGACCCTGCCACCGGTCGCCTCCTGGGGGCGGAGCTCGCCGCCCCGGAGGCCGAGCACCTGGCCCACCTCCTGGCCTGGGCGGTGGGTACCGGCCTTACGGTGGACGATGCCCTGACCCTGCCCTTCTATCATCCGACCCTGGAGGAGGCGCTGCGCAGCGCCCTGCAGGCGGCCCGCCGCGCCGCCGGCCATCGGCGGCAGGGACTGGACCTGCCGCAACCGTAA
- the folD gene encoding bifunctional methylenetetrahydrofolate dehydrogenase/methenyltetrahydrofolate cyclohydrolase FolD, with the protein MTASIIDGRQVAAEVRAGVAKRVDERAAEGHRAPGLAVVLVGSDPASSIYVRNKRRACDEAGIRSFSFDLDADTPQHELLERIDALNADPEVDGILVQLPLPDHINSGTVIERIDPAKDVDGFHPYNIGRLAQRIPVLRPCTPRGVMSLLDHTGEEIKGRDAVIVGASNIVGRPMALELLMAGATVTVCHRFTRDLAEQVGRADLVVAAAGKPGLVQGEWIREGAIVIDVGMNRLEDGALCGDVGFDAAAERASWITPVPGGVGPMTVATLLHNTLLAAEYLQG; encoded by the coding sequence ATGACGGCATCCATCATCGACGGGCGGCAGGTGGCCGCCGAGGTCCGCGCCGGGGTTGCCAAGCGGGTGGACGAGCGCGCCGCCGAGGGCCACCGCGCCCCGGGCCTGGCCGTGGTCCTGGTGGGCAGCGACCCGGCGTCGTCCATCTACGTGCGCAACAAGCGCCGGGCCTGCGACGAGGCCGGGATCCGCTCCTTCTCCTTCGACCTGGATGCCGACACCCCCCAGCACGAGCTGCTGGAGCGCATCGACGCCCTCAACGCCGACCCCGAGGTGGACGGGATCCTGGTCCAGCTCCCGCTCCCGGACCACATCAATTCGGGCACGGTAATCGAGCGCATCGACCCGGCCAAGGACGTGGACGGCTTCCACCCCTACAACATCGGCCGGCTGGCCCAGCGCATCCCGGTCCTGCGCCCCTGCACCCCGCGCGGGGTAATGAGCCTCCTCGACCACACCGGCGAGGAGATCAAGGGCCGGGACGCCGTCATCGTCGGCGCCTCCAACATCGTCGGTCGCCCCATGGCCCTGGAACTGCTCATGGCCGGGGCCACGGTGACCGTCTGCCACCGCTTCACCCGCGATCTCGCCGAGCAGGTCGGCCGCGCCGACCTGGTGGTGGCCGCCGCCGGCAAGCCGGGGCTGGTCCAGGGCGAATGGATCCGGGAGGGGGCCATCGTCATCGACGTAGGCATGAACCGCCTGGAGGATGGCGCCCTGTGCGGCGACGTGGGCTTCGATGCCGCCGCCGAGCGGGCCAGCTGGATCACCCCCGTCCCGGGCGGCGTGGGCCCCATGACGGTGGCCACCCTGCTCCACAACACCCTGCTGGCCGCCGAGTACCTCCAGGGCTGA
- the cysS gene encoding cysteine--tRNA ligase has protein sequence MLTIHNSLTRQKQPFQPIDPQRVRMYVCGMTVYDWCHLGHARVLVVFDLVYRWLRHRYGPEHVTYVRNITDIDDKIIARANEAGEAIDGLTARFIQAMHEDAAALGVLPPDQEPRATGHMEGIIGLIRDLEERGYAYAADNGDVYYDVSRFEGYGRLSGKHPEDLRAGSRVEVDEAKDDPLDFVLWKAAKPGEPAWDSPWGPGRPGWHIECSAMSTECLGHHFDIHGGGLDLQFPHHENEIAQSEAATGETFVNVWMHNGFVRINEEKMSKSLGNFFTVRDILAEHDPEVVRYLILASHYRSPLNYDDGRLDEARESLTGLYTALRGVEPGAAEPDADAVARFEAAMDDDFNTPEALAVLFEQAREANRTREQGDDPAVPAATLRELGRHLGLLQRDPEDFFQAGGGDGPTAEEVEALIEQRRQARADKDFATADRIRDELAEQGVVLEDGPQGTTWRRG, from the coding sequence ATGCTCACCATCCACAACAGCCTCACCCGGCAGAAGCAGCCCTTCCAGCCCATCGACCCCCAGCGGGTGCGGATGTACGTCTGCGGCATGACCGTCTACGACTGGTGCCATCTGGGCCACGCCCGGGTGCTGGTGGTCTTCGACCTGGTCTACCGCTGGCTGCGCCATCGCTACGGGCCGGAGCACGTCACCTACGTGCGCAACATCACCGATATCGATGACAAGATCATCGCCCGGGCCAACGAGGCGGGGGAAGCCATCGACGGCCTCACGGCCCGCTTCATCCAGGCCATGCACGAGGATGCCGCCGCCCTGGGGGTGTTGCCCCCGGACCAGGAGCCCCGGGCCACCGGTCACATGGAGGGGATTATCGGCCTCATCCGTGACCTGGAGGAGCGCGGCTACGCCTATGCCGCCGACAACGGCGACGTCTACTACGACGTCTCGCGCTTCGAGGGCTACGGCCGCCTCTCCGGCAAGCACCCGGAGGATCTGCGCGCCGGCAGCCGGGTGGAGGTGGACGAGGCCAAGGACGACCCGCTGGACTTCGTCCTCTGGAAGGCGGCCAAGCCCGGTGAGCCGGCCTGGGACTCCCCCTGGGGCCCCGGCCGTCCGGGCTGGCACATCGAGTGCTCGGCCATGTCCACCGAGTGCCTGGGCCACCACTTCGACATCCACGGCGGCGGGCTGGACCTGCAGTTCCCCCACCACGAGAACGAGATCGCCCAGAGCGAGGCGGCCACCGGCGAGACCTTCGTTAATGTCTGGATGCACAACGGCTTCGTGCGCATCAACGAAGAGAAGATGTCCAAGTCCCTGGGCAACTTCTTCACCGTGCGGGACATCCTGGCCGAGCACGACCCGGAGGTGGTGCGCTACCTCATCCTGGCCAGCCACTACCGCAGCCCGCTGAACTATGATGATGGCCGGCTGGACGAGGCGCGCGAGTCGCTCACCGGCCTCTACACCGCCCTGCGCGGGGTGGAGCCGGGGGCGGCGGAGCCGGACGCGGATGCGGTGGCGCGCTTCGAGGCGGCCATGGACGACGACTTCAACACCCCGGAGGCGCTGGCGGTGCTCTTCGAGCAGGCGCGGGAGGCCAACCGGACTCGGGAACAGGGGGACGATCCGGCGGTGCCGGCGGCGACCCTGCGCGAACTCGGCCGCCATCTGGGCCTGCTTCAGCGGGATCCGGAGGACTTCTTCCAGGCCGGCGGTGGCGATGGCCCCACGGCCGAGGAGGTCGAGGCCCTCATCGAGCAGCGCCGTCAGGCGCGGGCGGACAAGGACTTCGCCACCGCCGACCGCATCCGTGACGAGCTGGCGGAGCAGGGCGTGGTGCTGGAGGACGGCCCCCAGGGGACCACTTGGCGGCGGGGGTAG
- the gltX gene encoding glutamate--tRNA ligase, producing MPDSPVVTRFAPSPTGRLHVGNVRTALFNFLLARGAGGRFFLRLEDTDAERSEADHERALIRDLAWLGVAPDAGPDSDDPAGPFRQSERTGLHAEQLARLEAEGAAYPCYCTAEELDAERRAQVAAGRPPRYGGHCRDLEAAERERLVAEGRRPTLRFRVPAGRGEVVFDDLLRGEQRTDTATLGDFVIRRADGSPAFLFANAVDDALMGVTHVLRGEDHLSNTPRQQLILEALGLPAPRWGHVGLVTEVDGSPLAKRAGSRALADLREAGFLPEAVATTLAHLGHAFDHDDFVDLATLAAGFRPERLSRGPARFDPDQLLYWQRQAVGAAEDAALWAWLGPRVHERLADAGIEGEAFVAAVRENLRLPEDADHWAEVVAGTIEPDPEAAEEAAGAGREYFTAAVEAVALHGTDFKQVTAEIGERAGVRGRALYRPLRAALTGRLHGPEIGPLLALMGADRASRRLQPYVSER from the coding sequence ATGCCGGATTCCCCCGTAGTTACCCGCTTTGCCCCCAGCCCCACGGGCCGACTCCACGTCGGCAACGTGCGCACGGCCCTCTTCAACTTCCTGCTGGCCCGGGGCGCTGGTGGTCGTTTCTTCCTGCGCCTGGAGGACACCGATGCCGAGCGCAGCGAGGCCGATCACGAGCGGGCGCTGATCCGGGATCTCGCCTGGCTGGGCGTGGCCCCCGATGCCGGCCCGGACAGCGACGACCCCGCCGGTCCCTTTCGCCAGTCCGAGCGCACCGGCCTCCACGCCGAACAGCTCGCCCGCCTGGAGGCCGAAGGGGCGGCCTATCCCTGCTACTGCACTGCCGAGGAGCTCGACGCCGAGCGCCGCGCCCAGGTGGCCGCCGGCCGGCCGCCGCGTTACGGCGGCCATTGCCGGGACCTGGAGGCGGCCGAGCGGGAGCGGCTGGTCGCCGAGGGGCGGCGGCCGACCCTGCGCTTCCGGGTGCCCGCCGGGCGCGGCGAGGTGGTCTTCGATGACCTCCTGCGCGGGGAGCAGCGCACCGATACCGCCACGCTGGGAGACTTCGTCATCCGCCGGGCCGATGGCTCGCCGGCCTTCCTCTTCGCCAATGCCGTGGATGATGCCCTGATGGGGGTGACCCACGTCCTGCGCGGCGAGGACCACCTGAGCAATACGCCGCGCCAGCAGCTCATCCTGGAGGCCCTGGGGCTGCCGGCGCCGCGCTGGGGCCATGTGGGGCTGGTCACCGAGGTGGATGGCTCGCCGCTGGCCAAGCGCGCCGGCTCGCGCGCCCTGGCCGATCTGCGCGAGGCCGGCTTCCTGCCGGAGGCGGTGGCCACGACCCTGGCCCATCTGGGCCACGCCTTCGACCACGACGACTTCGTGGACCTGGCGACCCTAGCGGCCGGCTTCCGGCCGGAGCGGCTCTCCCGCGGGCCGGCCCGCTTCGACCCCGACCAGCTCCTCTACTGGCAGCGCCAGGCCGTGGGCGCCGCCGAAGATGCCGCCCTCTGGGCGTGGCTGGGCCCCCGCGTGCACGAACGGCTGGCCGACGCCGGTATCGAGGGGGAGGCCTTCGTCGCCGCGGTGCGCGAGAACCTGCGACTGCCCGAGGATGCCGACCACTGGGCCGAGGTGGTGGCCGGTACCATCGAACCGGACCCCGAGGCCGCCGAGGAGGCGGCCGGCGCCGGGCGCGAGTACTTCACCGCCGCCGTGGAGGCGGTGGCCCTGCATGGTACCGACTTCAAGCAGGTCACCGCCGAGATCGGCGAGCGCGCCGGCGTGCGGGGGCGGGCGCTCTATCGCCCGCTGCGGGCCGCCCTTACCGGCCGCCTCCACGGCCCGGAGATCGGGCCGCTGCTGGCGCTGATGGGCGCCGACCGTGCCAGCCGCCGCCTCCAGCCCTACGTCAGCGAACGGTAA
- a CDS encoding peptidylprolyl isomerase produces MRTILLVGLLLAATVLTTSALAAPRVAVETSEGRFVIALDTEAAPETVENFLGYVASDTFEDTLFHRVVPGFVVQGGGYRDDFEPVETQDPVRNEADNGLSNERGTVAMARGQEPHSATSQFFINLTANPFLDHRNTTRRGWGYAVFGRVVEGMEVVDTIADSPTGAGGPFPRDVPLTPVVIESVERLDGDTGEKTDNQERQQP; encoded by the coding sequence ATGCGTACCATCCTGCTCGTCGGCCTGCTGCTGGCCGCCACCGTCCTGACGACCTCGGCCCTGGCCGCCCCCCGCGTAGCGGTGGAGACCTCCGAGGGCCGCTTCGTGATCGCCCTGGACACGGAGGCAGCCCCGGAGACCGTGGAGAACTTCCTCGGCTACGTGGCCAGCGATACCTTCGAGGACACCCTCTTCCACCGCGTCGTCCCGGGCTTCGTCGTTCAGGGCGGCGGTTACCGCGACGACTTCGAACCAGTGGAGACCCAGGACCCCGTCCGCAACGAGGCGGACAACGGCCTGAGCAACGAGCGCGGCACCGTGGCCATGGCGCGCGGGCAGGAACCCCACTCCGCCACCAGCCAGTTCTTCATCAACCTTACCGCCAACCCCTTCCTGGACCACCGGAACACCACCCGGCGGGGCTGGGGCTATGCCGTCTTCGGCCGCGTGGTCGAGGGAATGGAGGTGGTGGACACCATTGCCGACAGCCCCACCGGCGCCGGTGGCCCCTTCCCCCGGGATGTGCCGCTGACGCCGGTGGTCATCGAATCGGTGGAACGGCTGGACGGAGATACCGGCGAGAAGACCGACAACCAGGAGAGACAGCAGCCGTGA
- a CDS encoding peptidylprolyl isomerase, which yields MTRVTFETSHGHFIADLDDDAVPRTVTNFLNYVREGAYRGNLFHRVIEGFVVQGGGFDARMQEQPVHGPIVNEAANARSNTRGTLAMARTRDPHSASRQFFVNVADNDFLDHRSATDAGYGYCAFGEVVEGMETVDAIAALPTTVVEGHTDVPREPVTIERVIIHDDPATP from the coding sequence GTGACCCGCGTGACCTTCGAGACCAGCCACGGCCACTTCATTGCCGACCTGGATGACGACGCCGTGCCACGCACGGTAACCAACTTCCTGAACTACGTCCGGGAGGGCGCCTACCGCGGGAATCTCTTCCATCGCGTCATCGAGGGCTTCGTGGTCCAGGGCGGCGGGTTCGATGCCCGCATGCAGGAGCAGCCGGTCCACGGCCCCATCGTCAACGAGGCGGCCAACGCCCGCAGCAACACCCGGGGCACCCTGGCCATGGCGCGCACCCGCGACCCGCACTCCGCCTCCCGCCAGTTCTTCGTCAACGTCGCCGACAACGACTTCCTGGACCACCGGAGTGCTACCGACGCCGGCTACGGCTACTGCGCCTTCGGCGAGGTCGTGGAGGGCATGGAGACGGTGGACGCCATCGCGGCCCTGCCCACCACGGTGGTGGAGGGCCATACCGATGTCCCGCGGGAGCCGGTGACCATCGAGCGGGTGATCATCCACGACGACCCGGCGACCCCCTAG
- a CDS encoding UDP-2,3-diacylglucosamine diphosphatase: protein MAGTILASDMHLDAQRPESTALFHHFLDEVASGADALYLLGDLFEAWLGDDAIHPAHEPILDRMAALTGAGTALYIQHGNRDFLMGETLAGRLGATLLPEEAVVELGGAPTLLLHGDSLCTDDTAYQEFRAQVRDPAWQAQFLALSPAERMEQARQAREASREAQADIDSDITDVNAEAVADAFRRHGVDRMIHGHTHRPADHALTVDGATCRRLVLPQWTDRGGYIRCDEAGCELLAYPSGVRLPTSDGE, encoded by the coding sequence ATGGCCGGAACCATTCTCGCCTCCGACATGCATCTGGACGCCCAGCGGCCCGAGTCCACGGCCCTCTTTCACCATTTCCTGGACGAAGTGGCCAGCGGAGCCGACGCCCTCTATCTGCTGGGCGACCTGTTCGAGGCCTGGCTGGGGGATGACGCCATCCACCCGGCCCACGAACCCATTCTGGATCGGATGGCCGCGCTCACCGGGGCCGGCACGGCGCTGTACATCCAGCACGGCAATCGCGACTTCCTCATGGGCGAGACCCTGGCCGGGCGGCTGGGGGCGACCCTGCTGCCGGAGGAGGCCGTGGTAGAGCTGGGCGGCGCCCCCACCCTCCTCCTCCACGGCGACAGCCTCTGCACCGACGACACCGCCTATCAGGAATTCCGCGCTCAGGTCCGTGACCCGGCCTGGCAGGCACAGTTCCTGGCCCTGTCGCCCGCCGAGCGCATGGAGCAGGCGCGGCAGGCGCGGGAGGCGAGCCGGGAGGCCCAGGCCGATATCGACAGCGACATCACCGACGTGAATGCCGAGGCGGTGGCCGACGCCTTCCGTCGCCACGGCGTGGACCGGATGATCCACGGCCATACCCACCGCCCCGCCGACCACGCCCTGACAGTGGACGGGGCTACCTGCCGCCGCCTGGTCCTGCCGCAGTGGACCGACCGCGGCGGCTACATCCGCTGTGATGAGGCCGGCTGCGAACTCCTGGCCTACCCCTCCGGAGTGAGGCTGCCCACGTCCGATGGCGAGTAG
- a CDS encoding ferritin-like domain-containing protein, translating into MRSLHAAARDCLLEPDVDAKLDATRQTAAAWRCGDLVAGDGPEPERVSEPGRPGQPRLVPPRELPRRGPQSIQGRAALLHAVCHIEFNAINLAWDAVYRFRGLPTGYYDDWVRIAAEETRHFALLRRHLVSLGHDYGDFDAHDGLWELAVRTDHDPLVRMALVPRVMEARGLDVTPGMRDRLSSVGDSTAAAILETILADEVGHVEAGSRWFRHLCGQRGEEPEATYHGLVAEYLRGPVKPPLNRPARLAGGFTEAELDYLEAHA; encoded by the coding sequence ATGAGATCCCTGCACGCCGCCGCGCGCGACTGTCTCCTGGAGCCGGACGTGGACGCCAAGCTCGATGCCACCCGGCAAACAGCGGCGGCCTGGCGCTGTGGTGACCTGGTCGCCGGTGACGGACCAGAGCCGGAACGGGTTTCCGAGCCCGGCCGGCCGGGGCAGCCGCGGCTGGTTCCGCCGCGGGAGCTGCCCCGGCGCGGGCCGCAGTCCATCCAGGGCCGCGCGGCGCTGCTGCATGCCGTCTGCCATATCGAGTTCAACGCCATCAATCTCGCCTGGGATGCGGTCTACCGCTTCCGCGGCCTGCCCACTGGCTACTACGACGACTGGGTGCGCATCGCCGCGGAGGAGACCCGCCACTTCGCCCTGCTGCGCCGCCACCTGGTTTCACTGGGCCATGACTACGGTGATTTCGACGCCCACGACGGCCTCTGGGAGCTGGCGGTGCGCACCGACCACGACCCGCTGGTGCGCATGGCCCTGGTCCCCCGGGTGATGGAGGCGCGCGGCCTGGACGTGACCCCTGGCATGCGTGATCGACTGTCGTCGGTGGGGGATTCCACCGCCGCCGCCATCCTGGAGACCATCCTCGCCGACGAGGTAGGCCACGTGGAGGCGGGTTCGCGCTGGTTCCGCCATCTCTGTGGCCAGCGTGGCGAGGAGCCCGAGGCGACCTATCACGGCCTGGTGGCCGAGTATCTGCGCGGCCCGGTGAAGCCGCCGCTGAATCGCCCGGCCCGGCTCGCCGGCGGCTTCACCGAGGCGGAGCTGGACTACCTGGAGGCGCACGCCTGA